A window of Diabrotica virgifera virgifera chromosome 9, PGI_DIABVI_V3a contains these coding sequences:
- the LOC126892505 gene encoding uncharacterized protein LOC126892505, protein MGENTVQPLLRQSEVQRLILKIQRNKEKAAQKVYAPADDYTPSFQCEATSSIQREVVKVVEEVEKEKSLKLEEKILKAGEETKELEEVEELEEVLFSSGVPSLRSVVTAITDDESPCDQTLEEDFQHGVRKALLRQAERLENKLKHILEQDDLFKHVANNVFQYIGQAAEIINEKKKKALADIQHNNELLDLASKSTAKGKQ, encoded by the coding sequence atgggggaGAACACCGTTCAACCGTTGCTGCGGCAAAGTGAGGTGCaacgcctcattttaaaaatacagCGGAATAAAGAAAAAGCAGCGCAGAAGGTGTATGCTCCAGCGGATGATTACACACCCTCTTTTCAATGTGAGGCGACCTCCTCCATACAACGTGAGGTAGTTAAGGTGGTAGAGGAGGTCGAAAAAGAGAAGTCGCTGAAGCTGGAGGAGAAAATATTGAAAGCGGGCGAAGAGACAAAAGAGTTAGAAGAGGTAGAAGAGTTAGAAGAGGTATTGTTCTCGTCGGGGGTGCCGTCACTGCGTTCCGTGGTCACAGCCATCACTGATGATGAGTCACCATGTGACCAGACGCTGGAGGAGGATTTCCAGCACGGTGTAAGGAAAGCGCTTTTACGACAAGCTGAAAGGTTagaaaacaaattaaaacataTCCTTGAACAGGATGACCTTTTCAAGCATGTCGCAAATAACGTTTTCCAATACATCGGACAAGCGGcggaaattattaatgaaaaaaagaaaaaagctcTAGCGGATATACAGCATAATAACGAGTTGTTGGATCTAGCTTCAAAGAGCACAGCTAAAGGTAAACAATAG